From the genome of Yersinia enterocolitica, one region includes:
- a CDS encoding rod shape-determining protein, with translation MFKKFRGMFSNDLSIDLGTANTLIYVKGQGIVLNEPSVVAIRQDRAGSPKSVAAVGHDAKQMLGRTPGNIAAIRPMKDGVIADFFVTEKMLQHFIKQVHSNSFMRPSPRVLVCVPVGATQVERRAIRESAQGAGAREVFLIEEPMAAAIGAGLPVSEATGSMVVDIGGGTTEVAVISLNGVVYSSSVRIGGDRFDEAIINYVRRNYGSLIGEATAERIKHSIGSAYPGDEVLEIEVRGRNLAEGVPRGFTLNSNEILEALQEPLTGIVSAVMVALEQCPPELASDISERGMVLTGGGALLRNLDRLLMEETGIPVVVAEDPLTCVARGGGKALEMIDMHGGDLFSEE, from the coding sequence ATGTTTAAGAAATTTCGTGGCATGTTTTCCAACGACTTGTCCATCGACTTGGGTACCGCCAATACCCTTATTTATGTTAAAGGACAAGGCATTGTACTGAATGAACCTTCAGTGGTTGCTATTCGCCAGGATCGTGCCGGTTCACCGAAGAGCGTTGCGGCTGTGGGCCATGATGCCAAACAGATGCTTGGGCGTACCCCCGGCAATATCGCAGCTATTCGCCCAATGAAAGACGGCGTTATTGCCGATTTCTTTGTTACCGAGAAAATGCTGCAACACTTTATCAAGCAGGTTCACAGCAACAGCTTTATGCGCCCAAGTCCGCGTGTATTGGTGTGCGTACCGGTCGGGGCTACTCAGGTTGAGCGCCGTGCGATCCGTGAATCCGCTCAGGGCGCTGGCGCTCGTGAAGTGTTTTTGATTGAAGAGCCTATGGCTGCGGCTATTGGTGCCGGGCTGCCGGTTTCTGAAGCAACCGGTTCGATGGTTGTGGATATTGGTGGCGGTACCACAGAAGTGGCCGTTATCTCTCTGAACGGCGTAGTTTACTCTTCTTCTGTCCGTATCGGTGGCGACCGCTTTGATGAAGCGATCATTAATTATGTGCGCCGTAACTACGGTTCATTGATTGGTGAAGCGACTGCCGAACGTATCAAGCACAGCATCGGTTCTGCTTACCCGGGTGATGAAGTTCTGGAAATTGAAGTGCGCGGTCGTAACCTTGCTGAAGGTGTACCTCGTGGCTTTACACTGAACTCCAATGAGATCCTTGAAGCGCTGCAAGAGCCGCTAACGGGTATCGTTAGCGCGGTAATGGTTGCGCTGGAACAGTGTCCGCCAGAATTGGCCTCTGACATCTCTGAACGCGGTATGGTGCTGACCGGTGGTGGTGCATTGCTGCGTAACCTGGACCGCCTGCTGATGGAAGAGACCGGTATTCCGGTAGTGGTGGCAGAAGATCCATTGACCTGCGTCGCTCGCGGCGGTGGCAAAGCGTTGGAAATGATCGACATGCATGGCGGCGATTTGTTCAGCGAAGAATAA